A window from Salvia miltiorrhiza cultivar Shanhuang (shh) chromosome 2, IMPLAD_Smil_shh, whole genome shotgun sequence encodes these proteins:
- the LOC131007586 gene encoding phospholipid-transporting ATPase 2 isoform X1, producing the protein MKRYVYINDDNLAQDLYCDNRISNRKYTIWNFLPKNLWEQFSRFMNQYFLLIACLQLWSLITPVNPASTWGPLIFIFAVSASKEAWDDYNRYLSDKKANEKEVWIVRHGIRKLIQAQNICIGNIVWLRENDEVPCDLVLLGTADPQGFCYVETAALDGETDLKTRSIPSACMGIDVDLLHKIKGVIECPSPDKDIRRFDANMRLFPPFLDNDVFPLTIKNTLLQSCYLRNTEWACGVAVYTGNQTKLGMCRGIPEPKLTAVDAMIDKLTGAIFVFQIVVVIVLGIAGNVWKDTEGRKLWYVRYPKEGPWYELLVIPLRFELLCSIMIPISIKVSLDLVKSLYAKFIDWDDQMVDPETGIRSNATNTAISEDLGQVEYILTDKTGTLTENKMIFKRCCISGRFYGNENGDALTDAQLLNAVSTGSADVIQFLKVMAICNTVIPVRSKSGTISYKALSQDEEALVCAAARLRMVFENKNGNILDINFNASPIRYEVLDTLEFTSDRKRMSVVVRDCQSGEIFLLSKGADETILPLTYSGQQVRTFAEAVEQYAQMGLRTLCLAWRKLEEDEYNEWASMFKEANSTLVDREWRVAEVCQRLEHDFEILGVAAIEDRLQDGVPETIETLRKAGINFWMLTGDKMNTAIQIALSCNFVSPEPKGQLLIIDGKTEDEVCRSLERVLLTTRITESEPKDVAFVVDGWALEIALKHYRKPFTELAILSRTAICCRVTPSQKAQLVELLKLCDYRTLAIGDGGNDVRMIQQADIGVGISGREGLQAARAADYSIGKFRFLKRLILVHGRYSYNRTAFLSQYSFYKSLLICFIQIFSSFISGVSGTSLFNSVSLMAYNVFYTSVPVLVSVLDKDLSERTVMQHPQILFYCQAGRLLNPSTFAGWFGRSLFHAIVVFVITIHSYAFEKSEMEEVAMVALSGCIWLQAFVVALETNSFTILQHLAIWGNLVGFYVINWIVSAIPATGMYTIMFRLCKQPSYWITMILIVATGMGPVLALKYLRYTYRSSKINILQQAERLGGPILSLGIIEPQSRSSLDKDLAPLSITQPKNRTSVYEPLLSESPSATRRSIGPAQRFDFFQSQPPLASTHTRKDN; encoded by the exons ATGAAGCGATATGTATACATAAATGATGACAATCTAGCACAAGATCTCTACTGTGACAATCGTATATCAAATAGAAAGTATACTATATGGAATTTTCTCCCCAAAAATCTATGGGAACAATTCAG CCGTTTTATGAATCAATACTTTTTGTTGATTGCTTGCCTTCAACTCTGGTCACTCATTACTCCTGTCAATCCTGCTAGTACTTGGGGTCCTCTTATATTCATATTTGCAGTCTCTGCAAGTAAAGAAGCATGGGATGATTATAATAGATATCTCTCAGATAAGAAAGCAAATGAAAAAGAAGTTTGGATTGTGAGGCACGGAATCAGAAAGCTT ATTCAAGCCCAAAATATTTGTATCGGAAACATAGTTTGGCTCCGTGAAAATGATGAAGTTCCTTGTGATCTTGTGTTACTTGGCACAGCTGATCCACAAGGGTTTTGCTATGTGGAG aCAGCAGCACTAGATGGTGAAACTGACCTAAAGACACGGTCAATACCTTCTGCTTGCATGGGAATAGATGTTGACTTATTGCACAAAATAAAG GGTGTAATTGAGTGTCCCAGTCCAGATAAAGATATTAGGAGGTTTGATGCAAACATGCGACTGTTTCCTCCATTTCTCGATAATGATGTTTTCCCCTTGACAATTAAAAATACACTTCTTCAATCATGCTACTTAAGGAACACAGAGTGGGCATGTGGAGTTGCTGTATACACAG GCAATCAAACTAAGCTGGGCATGTGTAGGGGTATACCTGAACCAAAGCTTACAGCTGTAGATGCCATGATTGACAAATTGACTGGAGCAATATTCGTTTTCCAGATAGTTGTCGTCATTGTTCTGGGCATAGCTGGGAATGTTTGGAAAGACACAGAAGGAAGGAAG CTATGGTATGTTCGATATCCAAAAGAAGGTCCTTGGTATGAGCTTCTGGTTATCCCGCTTCGATTTGAACTACTTTGCTCTATCATGATTCCTATATCGATAAAG GTTTCCTTAGATCTAGTTAAAAGCTTGTATGCCAAATTTATTGATTGGGATGACCAGATGGTTGATCCAGAAACAGGGATTCGGTCCAATGCAACCAA CACAGCAATCAGTGAGGACTTGGGACAAGTTGAGTATATATTGACAGATAAGACAGGAACTCTTACTGAAAATAAAATGATCTTCAAAAGATGCTGCATAAGTGGAAGATTCTATGGGAATGAGAATGGAGATGCCTTGACAG ATGCACAGCTGCTTAATGCTGTATCCACTGGATCTGCTGATGTCATTCAATTTCTCAAAGTTATGGCAATATGCAATACTGTAATTCCTGTACGAAG CAAAAGCGGGACAATATCATACAAGGCACTATCACAAGATGAAGAAGCCCTTGTATGTGCTGCTGCTCGTTTGCGAATGGTTTTTGAGAATAAAAACGGGAATATTCTTG ATATTAACTTCAATGCATCTCCAATCCGATATGAAGTGCTAGACACTTTGGAGTTCACATCTGACAGGAAAAGAATGTCAGTGGTGGTTAGGGACTGCCAAAGTGGGGAAATTTTCCTCTTGTCAAAAGGAGCAGATGAAACTATTCTTCCTCTTACCTATTCTG GGCAACAGGTTAGGACTTTTGCCGAAGCTGTAGAACAGTATGCTCAAATGGGTCTGAGAACATTGTGCCTTGCTTGGCGCAAATTAGAGGAGGATGAATATAACGAATGGGCCTCAATGTTTAAAGAGGCTAATAGTACTCTGGTTGATAGAGAG TGGAGAGTAGCTGAAGTCTGCCAAAGATTAGAGCATGATTTTGAGATTCTTGGTGTAGCTGCCATAGAGGATCGTCTACAG GATGGTGTGCCAGAGACAATTGAAACTCTTAGGAAGGCTGGAATAAATTTTTGGATGCTGACTGGGGACAAGATGAACACAGCTATACAAATTGCTCTTTCTTGCAATTTTGTGTCCCCAG AGCCTAAAGGTCAGCTTTTGATTATCGATGGGAAAACTGAGGATGAAGTATGTAGGAGCTTGGAGAGGGTTTTGCTAACTACGAGAATCACAGAGTCTGAACCCAAG GATGTAGCTTTTGTTGTTGATGGCTGGGCTCTTGAAATTGCCCTCAAGCATTATCGCAAACCATTCACAGAACTTGCAATTTTGTCAAGGACAGCTATTTGTTGTCGTGTTACTCCATCCCAGAAGGCACAG cTTGTAGAACTTTTGAAGTTATGTGACTACAGAACTCTGGCCATTGGGGATGGTGGaaatgatgtgaggatgattcAACAAGCTGACATAGGGGTCGGCATAAGTGGAAGAGAGGGACTGCAGGCAGCCAGGGCAGCTGATTATAGCATTGGAA AATTCAGATTTTTGAAAAGACTGATACTTGTGCATGGACGCTATTCATACAACCGCACGGCGTTTCTTTCCCAATATTCCTTCTATAAGTCATTACTGATATGTTTTATCCAGATTTT TTCCTCTTTCATTTCAGGCGTCTCGGGAACCAGTCTTTTCAACTCGGTGAGCTTGATGGCTTATAATGTGTTTTACACTAGTGTTCCGGTTCTGGTCAGTGTTCTCGACAAAGATCTTAGTGAAAGAACTGTAATGCAACATCCCCAGATACTATTTTACTGCCAAGCAGGAAG ACTTCTTAACCCAAGCACATTTGCTGGATGGTTTGGACGGTCTCTTTTCCAT GCAATTGTTGTTTTCGTCATCACCATACATTCCTATGCTTTTGAGAAAAGTGAGATGGAGGAGGTAGCAATGGTTGCACTGTCTGGATGCATTTGGTTGCAGGCATTTGTCGTTGCATTGGAGACCAA TTCTTTCACGATTTTGCAACACTTGGCAATATGGGGCAATCTTGTTGGTTTTTATGTCATCAACTGGATTGTTAGTGCCATCCCAGCAACAGGGATGTACACAATAATGTTTCGCTTGTGCAAGCAGCCATCTTACTGGATTACAATGATT CTTATTGTAGCAACAGGAATGGGGCCTGTTCTGGCACTGAAGTACTTGAGATACACATATAGATCGAGCAAAATCAACATACTCCAGCAGGCGGAGCGTTTGGGAGGGCCGATCCTGTCATTGGGAATCATAGAGCCTCAGTCAAGATCCTCCTTGGACAAAGATCTTGCCCCTCTCTCTATAACACAACCAAAGAACCGCACTTCTGTATATGAACCACTCTTGTCAGAATCTCCTAGTGCCACCAGACGCTCTATTGGACCCGCACAGAGATTCGATTTTTTCCAGTCACAGCCCCCACTCGCTTCTACTCATACAAGAAAGGATAACTGA
- the LOC131007586 gene encoding phospholipid-transporting ATPase 2 isoform X2 translates to MGIDVDLLHKIKGVIECPSPDKDIRRFDANMRLFPPFLDNDVFPLTIKNTLLQSCYLRNTEWACGVAVYTGNQTKLGMCRGIPEPKLTAVDAMIDKLTGAIFVFQIVVVIVLGIAGNVWKDTEGRKLWYVRYPKEGPWYELLVIPLRFELLCSIMIPISIKVSLDLVKSLYAKFIDWDDQMVDPETGIRSNATNTAISEDLGQVEYILTDKTGTLTENKMIFKRCCISGRFYGNENGDALTDAQLLNAVSTGSADVIQFLKVMAICNTVIPVRSKSGTISYKALSQDEEALVCAAARLRMVFENKNGNILDINFNASPIRYEVLDTLEFTSDRKRMSVVVRDCQSGEIFLLSKGADETILPLTYSGQQVRTFAEAVEQYAQMGLRTLCLAWRKLEEDEYNEWASMFKEANSTLVDREWRVAEVCQRLEHDFEILGVAAIEDRLQDGVPETIETLRKAGINFWMLTGDKMNTAIQIALSCNFVSPEPKGQLLIIDGKTEDEVCRSLERVLLTTRITESEPKDVAFVVDGWALEIALKHYRKPFTELAILSRTAICCRVTPSQKAQLVELLKLCDYRTLAIGDGGNDVRMIQQADIGVGISGREGLQAARAADYSIGKFRFLKRLILVHGRYSYNRTAFLSQYSFYKSLLICFIQIFSSFISGVSGTSLFNSVSLMAYNVFYTSVPVLVSVLDKDLSERTVMQHPQILFYCQAGRLLNPSTFAGWFGRSLFHAIVVFVITIHSYAFEKSEMEEVAMVALSGCIWLQAFVVALETNSFTILQHLAIWGNLVGFYVINWIVSAIPATGMYTIMFRLCKQPSYWITMILIVATGMGPVLALKYLRYTYRSSKINILQQAERLGGPILSLGIIEPQSRSSLDKDLAPLSITQPKNRTSVYEPLLSESPSATRRSIGPAQRFDFFQSQPPLASTHTRKDN, encoded by the exons ATGGGAATAGATGTTGACTTATTGCACAAAATAAAG GGTGTAATTGAGTGTCCCAGTCCAGATAAAGATATTAGGAGGTTTGATGCAAACATGCGACTGTTTCCTCCATTTCTCGATAATGATGTTTTCCCCTTGACAATTAAAAATACACTTCTTCAATCATGCTACTTAAGGAACACAGAGTGGGCATGTGGAGTTGCTGTATACACAG GCAATCAAACTAAGCTGGGCATGTGTAGGGGTATACCTGAACCAAAGCTTACAGCTGTAGATGCCATGATTGACAAATTGACTGGAGCAATATTCGTTTTCCAGATAGTTGTCGTCATTGTTCTGGGCATAGCTGGGAATGTTTGGAAAGACACAGAAGGAAGGAAG CTATGGTATGTTCGATATCCAAAAGAAGGTCCTTGGTATGAGCTTCTGGTTATCCCGCTTCGATTTGAACTACTTTGCTCTATCATGATTCCTATATCGATAAAG GTTTCCTTAGATCTAGTTAAAAGCTTGTATGCCAAATTTATTGATTGGGATGACCAGATGGTTGATCCAGAAACAGGGATTCGGTCCAATGCAACCAA CACAGCAATCAGTGAGGACTTGGGACAAGTTGAGTATATATTGACAGATAAGACAGGAACTCTTACTGAAAATAAAATGATCTTCAAAAGATGCTGCATAAGTGGAAGATTCTATGGGAATGAGAATGGAGATGCCTTGACAG ATGCACAGCTGCTTAATGCTGTATCCACTGGATCTGCTGATGTCATTCAATTTCTCAAAGTTATGGCAATATGCAATACTGTAATTCCTGTACGAAG CAAAAGCGGGACAATATCATACAAGGCACTATCACAAGATGAAGAAGCCCTTGTATGTGCTGCTGCTCGTTTGCGAATGGTTTTTGAGAATAAAAACGGGAATATTCTTG ATATTAACTTCAATGCATCTCCAATCCGATATGAAGTGCTAGACACTTTGGAGTTCACATCTGACAGGAAAAGAATGTCAGTGGTGGTTAGGGACTGCCAAAGTGGGGAAATTTTCCTCTTGTCAAAAGGAGCAGATGAAACTATTCTTCCTCTTACCTATTCTG GGCAACAGGTTAGGACTTTTGCCGAAGCTGTAGAACAGTATGCTCAAATGGGTCTGAGAACATTGTGCCTTGCTTGGCGCAAATTAGAGGAGGATGAATATAACGAATGGGCCTCAATGTTTAAAGAGGCTAATAGTACTCTGGTTGATAGAGAG TGGAGAGTAGCTGAAGTCTGCCAAAGATTAGAGCATGATTTTGAGATTCTTGGTGTAGCTGCCATAGAGGATCGTCTACAG GATGGTGTGCCAGAGACAATTGAAACTCTTAGGAAGGCTGGAATAAATTTTTGGATGCTGACTGGGGACAAGATGAACACAGCTATACAAATTGCTCTTTCTTGCAATTTTGTGTCCCCAG AGCCTAAAGGTCAGCTTTTGATTATCGATGGGAAAACTGAGGATGAAGTATGTAGGAGCTTGGAGAGGGTTTTGCTAACTACGAGAATCACAGAGTCTGAACCCAAG GATGTAGCTTTTGTTGTTGATGGCTGGGCTCTTGAAATTGCCCTCAAGCATTATCGCAAACCATTCACAGAACTTGCAATTTTGTCAAGGACAGCTATTTGTTGTCGTGTTACTCCATCCCAGAAGGCACAG cTTGTAGAACTTTTGAAGTTATGTGACTACAGAACTCTGGCCATTGGGGATGGTGGaaatgatgtgaggatgattcAACAAGCTGACATAGGGGTCGGCATAAGTGGAAGAGAGGGACTGCAGGCAGCCAGGGCAGCTGATTATAGCATTGGAA AATTCAGATTTTTGAAAAGACTGATACTTGTGCATGGACGCTATTCATACAACCGCACGGCGTTTCTTTCCCAATATTCCTTCTATAAGTCATTACTGATATGTTTTATCCAGATTTT TTCCTCTTTCATTTCAGGCGTCTCGGGAACCAGTCTTTTCAACTCGGTGAGCTTGATGGCTTATAATGTGTTTTACACTAGTGTTCCGGTTCTGGTCAGTGTTCTCGACAAAGATCTTAGTGAAAGAACTGTAATGCAACATCCCCAGATACTATTTTACTGCCAAGCAGGAAG ACTTCTTAACCCAAGCACATTTGCTGGATGGTTTGGACGGTCTCTTTTCCAT GCAATTGTTGTTTTCGTCATCACCATACATTCCTATGCTTTTGAGAAAAGTGAGATGGAGGAGGTAGCAATGGTTGCACTGTCTGGATGCATTTGGTTGCAGGCATTTGTCGTTGCATTGGAGACCAA TTCTTTCACGATTTTGCAACACTTGGCAATATGGGGCAATCTTGTTGGTTTTTATGTCATCAACTGGATTGTTAGTGCCATCCCAGCAACAGGGATGTACACAATAATGTTTCGCTTGTGCAAGCAGCCATCTTACTGGATTACAATGATT CTTATTGTAGCAACAGGAATGGGGCCTGTTCTGGCACTGAAGTACTTGAGATACACATATAGATCGAGCAAAATCAACATACTCCAGCAGGCGGAGCGTTTGGGAGGGCCGATCCTGTCATTGGGAATCATAGAGCCTCAGTCAAGATCCTCCTTGGACAAAGATCTTGCCCCTCTCTCTATAACACAACCAAAGAACCGCACTTCTGTATATGAACCACTCTTGTCAGAATCTCCTAGTGCCACCAGACGCTCTATTGGACCCGCACAGAGATTCGATTTTTTCCAGTCACAGCCCCCACTCGCTTCTACTCATACAAGAAAGGATAACTGA
- the LOC131007584 gene encoding 3-isopropylmalate dehydrogenase, chloroplastic yields the protein MAASLQLHCKPFSPLLYHSKPASKRVPKFSTVRCSAAAPSKSYNITLLSGDGIGPEVISVAKSALQLVASLEGFQFKFKEVPVGGAALDLTGVPLPEETLSTAKDSHAVLLGAIGGYKWDNNENHLKPETGLLQLRAGLKVFANLRPATVLPQLVDASTLKKDVAEGVDLMVVRELTGGIYFGKPRGFSTNENGEEIGFNTEVYSAHEIDRIARVAFETARKRSGKLCSVDKANVLEASMLWRKRVTALASEYPDVELSHMYVDNAAMQLVRNPKQFDTIVTNNIFGDILSDEASMITGSIGMLPSASLGESGPGLFEPIHGSAPDIAGQDKANPLATVLSAAMLLRYGLGEENAARRIEAAVFDTLDRGFRTGDIYSAGQKLVGCKEMGEQVMKSIDSKVATAV from the exons ATGGCGGCTTCTCTGCAACTCCACTGCAAACCCTTCTCTCCTCTCCTTTATCACTCAAAACCTGCTTCCAAACGCGTCCCTAAATTCTCCACTGTCCGTTGCTCCGCTGCCGCGCCATCCAAGAGCTACAACATCACCCTCCTCTCCGGCGACGGTATTGGCCCCGAAGTCATCTCTGTTGCTAAGAGCGCCCTCCAACTGGTCGCTTCCCTTGAAG GATTTCAGTTCAAGTTCAAGGAGGTTCCGGTGGGCGGTGCCGCCTTGGATTTGACCGGAGTGCCCTTGCCGGAAGAGACCCTTTCAACTGCAAAGGATTCTCATGCTGTTCTTCTTGGAGCTATTGGAgg GTATAAGTGGGATAACAATGAGAATCATTTGAAGCCGGAGACTGGGCTGCTTCAGCTTCGGGCAGGTCTTAAGGTTTTTGCAAATTTGAGGCCAGCTACCGTTCTGCCCCAG TTAGTGGATGCTTCAACTTTGAAGAAAGATGTTGCTGAGGGCGTGGATTTGATGGTGGTAAGGGAACTTACTGGAG GCATTTATTTTGGCAAGCCAAGGGGTTTTAGCACAAATGAAAATGGTGAAGAAATTGGATTCAACACTGAGGTGTATAGTGCTCATGAG ATTGATCGCATTGCTCGGGTTGCATTTGAAACTGCTCGAAAACGTAGTGGAAAACTTTGTTCTGTTGATAAAGCTAATGTTCTGGAG GCTTCCATGCTATGGAGAAAAAGAGTCACAGCCCTTGCCTCAGAATACCCTGATGTTGAACTCTCACATATGTATGTTGACAATGCAGCCATGCAGCTTGTTCGAAACCCAAAGCAG TTTGACACTATTGTTACAAATAACATATTTGGCGATATTTTATCCGATGAAGCATCAATGATTACTGGTAGTATAGGGATGCTCCCGTCTGCAAGTCTAGGTGAATCG GGACCTGGCTTATTCGAACCAATACATGGTTCTGCTCCTGATATCGCTGGGCAG GACAAAGCAAATCCGTTGGCAACAGTGCTCAGTGCAGCCATGCTTTTAAGGTACGGTCTTGGAGAGGAGAACGCTGCCCGTAGGATTGAGGCTGCTGTCTTTGACACTCTAGACAGAGGATTTCGTACAGGGGATATATACTCAGCTGGACAG AAACTAGTGGGCTGCAAGGAGATGGGCGAACAAGTGATGAAGTCGATAGATAGTAAAGTCGCGACTGCCGTATGA
- the LOC131007585 gene encoding F-box/LRR-repeat protein 14: MDNLPDLVAWDILERIDTTADKSAVSLTCKRLHELDNVQRKSIRVGCGLRPANEALVSLCNRFQNLEKVEISYSGWMSKLGKQLDDQGLYNLSISCPLLADLTLSYCTFITDAGVSHLASCSHLSSLKLIFTPRISGCGILSVVVGCKKLALLHLIRCLNITRMEWLEYLGKLETLEDLCIKNCRAIGEGDLIKLGQSWQRLKRLQFEVDANYRYMKVYDRLAVDQWQKQSVPCDRMTELRLVNGVISPGRGLACVLGKCRNLEKIHLDMCVGVRDSDVIGLARSSGSNLRSISLRVPSDFSFPFLMNNPIKLTDECLVALAQNCTRLESMRLSFSDGDFPSISSFTLQGILRLVLKCPMRELALDHVYSFDDVGMQALCRAEHLETVELSRCQEITDEGLQLAAQFPQLLVLKLSKCLGVSDDGLRPLVGSGKLKVLAVDDCPQISQRGVQGAADSVSFKQDLSWMY; the protein is encoded by the coding sequence ATGGATAATTTGCCAGACCTGGTAGCTTGGGACATATTGGAGAGGATAGACACTACTGCAGATAAAAGTGCTGTATCTCTAACTTGTAAACGCCTCCACGAATTGGACAATGTGCAACGGAAATCTATCCGTGTTGGCTGTGGCTTGCGTCCTGCCAATGAGGCATTGGTCTCTCTCTGCAACAGGTTTCAGAACTTGGAGAAAGTTGAGATCTCTTACTCGGGTTGGATGTCCAAGTTAGGGAAACAGTTGGATGATCAAGGTCTTTATAATCTCTCCATAAGCTGTCCTCTTCTCGCTGATCTTACCTTAAGTTATTGCACTTTTATCACTGATGCTGGTGTGAGTCACTTGGCTTCCTGCTCTCATCTCTCCTCCTTGAAGTTGATCTTCACTCCAAGAATAAGTGGATGTGGGATACTGTCGGTGGTGGTGGGATGTAAAAAGCTCGCGTTGCTGCACCTTATTCGTTGTCTCAATATTACCAGAATGGAATGGCTGGAGTATCTTGGTAAGCTTGAAACGCTTGAAGATCTTTGCATCAAGAATTGCAGGGCTATCGGAGAAGGTGATCTCATTAAACTAGGGCAAAGTTGGCAAAGATTGAAACGGCTGCAATTTGAGGTGGATGCTAACTATCGTTACATGAAAGTTTATGACCGGCTAGCAGTGGACCAGTGGCAGAAGCAGTCTGTTCCATGTGACAGGATGACCGAACTCAGATTGGTGAACGGTGTCATCAGCCCTGGGAGAGGTCTTGCCTGCGTCTTGGGGAAATGCCGGAACTTGGAAAAGATTCACTTGGACATGTGTGTCGGGGTGAGAGATTCGGACGTTATAGGGTTGGCCCGCAGCTCAGGCAGCAACCTCCGGTCCATCTCACTCCGAGTGCCATCAGATTTCTCATTCCCTTTCCTGATGAACAATCCCATAAAGCTAACAGACGAATGCCTAGTAGCATTGGCTCAGAACTGCACGCGCCTGGAGTCCATGAGATTGTCTTTCTCTGATGGCGACTTCCCTTCCATTTCCTCATTCACTCTGCAGGGGATCCTAAGGTTGGTGCTCAAGTGCCCAATGAGGGAGCTTGCTCTGGATCATGTGTACTCGTTTGACGACGTGGGGATGCAAGCTCTTTGTAGAGCAGAGCATCTTGAAACGGTGGAGCTGTCGAGGTGCCAGGAGATTACTGATGAGGGGCTGCAGCTTGCAGCACAGTTTCCTCAGCTGCTAGTCTTGAAGCTCAGCAAATGCCTCGGGGTAAGCGATGACGGATTGAGGCCGCTAGTCGGGTCGGGTAAGTTGAAGGTTTTGGCAGTGGATGATTGTCCTCAGATATCTCAGAGAGGCGTTCAAGGAGCTGCGGATTCGGTTTCTTTTAAGCAGGACCTCTCATGGATGTATTAG
- the LOC131007583 gene encoding pentatricopeptide repeat-containing protein At1g80550, mitochondrial: protein MLPSIISKFHHFRSHRSILLSKLQILLLYHTSPHSNVQFPPRATSHPSQNHHPTPSFLVNPAPTHFEKSNFEPETVVETLNSYANDWKLALEFYNWVETECGFQHTAHTLNRIVDILGKFFEYEIAWNLIERKRINGCCLPDHTTFRVLFKRYVSAHLVKEAIDAFVRSNDYNLRDEISFSNLIDALCEYKHVIEAEELCFKKSWGDQFGQDLLCFNVENTKIYNIILRGWFKMQWWKKCREFWEEMDKRGVEKDMYSYSIYMDIQNKSGKPWKAVKLYKEMRKKGIQLDVVAYNTVIRAMGISEGVDVAVRLYKEMIELGCAPNVVTFNTILKLLCENGRYREAHRVLNLMTRKGCEPNIVTYHCFFTCLEKPREILRYFDRMLESGVQARMDTYVMLMRKFGRWGFLRPVLMLWDKMAEHGLSPDEFAYNALIDVLLQKGLVDMARKYDEEMFHKGLSPKPRAELQPKMDDQGSGNA from the coding sequence ATGCTTCCTTCAATCATCTCCAAATTCCACCATTTTCGCTCACACCGCTCTATTCTTCTCTCGAAGCTTCAAATTCTCCTCTTGTATCATACTTCTCCGCACTCAAATGTTCAATTTCCTCCCAGAGCGACCTCGCACCCCTCTCAAAACCACCACCCCACACCCAGCTTCCTAGTCAACCCGGCTCCGACCCACTTCGAAAAATCGAATTTTGAACCGGAAACGGTTGTCGAAACTCTCAATTCGTACGCCAATGACTGGAAGCTCGCGTTAGAGTTTTACAATTGGGTCGAAACCGAGTGTGGGTTTCAACACACAGCTCACACACTTAATCGGATTGTCGACATTCTCGGTAAGTTTTTCGAGTACGAAATCGCCTGGAATCTTATTGAAAGAAAGCGGATAAACGGATGTTGTTTGCCTGATCACACGACTTTTAGGGTGTTGTTCAAGCGTTATGTTTCGGCCCACCTTGTTAAAGAAGCAATCGATGCTTTTGTTAGATCGAATGATTATAATTTGAGGGATGAAATTTCATTTTCGAATCTGATTGACGCTCTGTGCGAGTACAAGCATGTGATAGAAGCTGAAGAACTATGCTTCAAGAAAAGCTGGGGCGACCAATTTGGGCAGGATTTGCTCTGTTTCAATGTGGAAAACACAAAAATTTATAACATTATCCTACGCGGCTGGTTTAAAATGCAGTGGTGGAAGAAGTGTAGGGAGTTCTGGGAGGAGATGGATAAGAGGGGTGTAGAGAAAGACATGTATTCGTACTCGATATATATGGACATCCAAAACAAGAGTGGGAAGCCATGGAAAGCCGTGAAGCTGTACaaggagatgaggaagaaggGCATTCAACTGGACGTGGTGGCCTACAACACAGTGATTCGTGCTATGGGAATCTCGGAAGGGGTGGATGTGGCAGTGAGGCTCTACAAAGAGATGATCGAGTTAGGCTGTGCCCCAAATGTTGTAACTTTCAACACAATTCTAAAGCTGTTGTGTGAGAATGGGAGGTATAGAGAAGCACATAGGGTGCTCAATCTCATGACTAGGAAGGGCTGTGAGCCGAATATAGTTACATATCACTGCTTCTTCACTTGCCTTGAAAAGCCTCGTGAGATCTTAAGGTATTTCGATAGGATGTTGGAAAGCGGGGTTCAAGCAAGGATGGATACATATGTGATGCTGATGAGGAAGTTTGGGAGATGGGGGTTCCTTCGTCCTGTTTTGATGCTGTGGGATAAGATGGCAGAGCATGGGCTGAGCCCGgatgagtttgcttataatgcTCTCATTGATGTTTTGCTGCAGAAGGGTTTGGTTGATATGGCGCGAAAATATGATGAAGAGATGTTTCACAAAGGGCTTTCACCTAAGCCAAGGGCTGAATTGCAGCCAAAAATGGATGATCAAGGATCCGGCAATGCCTAA